A genomic window from Paenibacillus sp. FSL K6-0276 includes:
- a CDS encoding sigma factor, with product MVKGYQSIHHYKPKVHFSAWLYRIAYNHCLNLLRKRRLQKQVMRIFRPEVMSASPE from the coding sequence TTGGTAAAGGGTTATCAGTCTATACATCACTACAAACCGAAGGTGCATTTCTCGGCTTGGCTTTACCGTATCGCCTATAACCACTGCTTGAATCTACTGCGCAAGCGTCGCCTGCAAAAGCAGGTCATGCGTATCTTCCGGCCAGAGGTTATGTCTGCAAGTCCCGAATAA
- the iolC gene encoding 5-dehydro-2-deoxygluconokinase: MNDLQFDPTRPLDLIAVGRLCIDLNANETGRPMEETMTFTKYVGGSPANIVIGAARLGMNTGFIGKIADDQMGLFIRTYLQQNGIDDSQVSVDRTGAVTGLAFTEIRSPQECSILMYRDHVADLLLDTEEISEDYIRKSKALLISGTALAQSPSREAVFVTLEFARKHNVTVFFDLDYRPYTWKSAAETAVYYNLAAEKCDCIIGTREEFNMMENLYNETDADDEATADRWFSHQAKLVVIKHGGSGSISYTADGQKHQSGIFPTKVLKTFGAGDSYASAFIHSLMRGESVSDAMRRGSASASIVISRHSCSDAMPTLDELEAFLLTNEEIVSGAE, from the coding sequence ATGAACGATTTGCAGTTCGATCCTACCCGGCCGCTGGATTTAATCGCTGTTGGTAGGCTCTGTATTGACTTGAATGCCAATGAAACCGGAAGACCGATGGAAGAGACGATGACGTTTACCAAATATGTCGGCGGATCTCCCGCCAATATCGTGATCGGCGCAGCGCGGCTAGGAATGAACACTGGTTTCATCGGCAAGATCGCGGATGATCAAATGGGGCTTTTTATCCGAACCTATTTGCAGCAGAATGGCATTGACGACAGTCAGGTGAGCGTTGACCGGACAGGCGCGGTGACTGGACTTGCTTTTACTGAAATACGGAGCCCTCAGGAATGTAGTATTCTGATGTACCGGGACCATGTGGCGGATTTGCTACTGGATACCGAAGAGATCTCAGAAGATTACATCCGAAAGTCTAAAGCGCTGCTGATCTCAGGCACCGCATTGGCACAAAGCCCGTCCCGTGAAGCCGTGTTTGTCACGCTGGAATTTGCCCGGAAGCATAATGTCACTGTATTTTTTGATCTGGATTATCGTCCATATACCTGGAAGTCAGCCGCAGAAACAGCGGTTTATTATAACCTAGCAGCTGAGAAATGCGATTGTATCATTGGCACTCGTGAGGAATTTAATATGATGGAGAACTTGTACAATGAGACAGATGCTGACGATGAAGCAACGGCAGATCGCTGGTTCTCGCACCAAGCGAAGCTAGTCGTCATCAAGCATGGAGGAAGCGGGTCAATCTCCTATACGGCGGACGGACAAAAGCACCAGAGTGGTATTTTTCCTACGAAGGTATTGAAGACGTTTGGTGCAGGTGATTCTTACGCTTCGGCCTTTATCCACAGTCTAATGCGAGGTGAAAGCGTTAGCGATGCCATGAGACGTGGCAGTGCCTCCGCATCCATCGTCATCTCACGTCATAGCTGCTCCGATGCAATGCCAACTTTAGATGAATTGGAAGCGTTCTTATTAACTAATGAGGAAATCGTCTCAGGGGCTGAGTAA
- a CDS encoding CoA-acylating methylmalonate-semialdehyde dehydrogenase encodes MEQQNVQVLHNYIDGQWVEAATKQTDPVYNPASGEELARVPLSGREDVDRAVAAAKVAFAGWSKTPVPRRARILFKYQQLLVEHWDELARTITLENGKSFKEAYGEVQRGIECVEFAAGAPTLMMGRQLPDIATGIESGMYRYPIGVIGGITPFNFPMMVPCWMFPLAIACGNTFVLKPSERTPLLAARLVELMTEAGLPKGVLNVVNGAHDVVNGLLEHPDVKAISFVGSQPVAEYVYKKGTAHLKRVQALAGAKNHSIVLADANLEASASQIVNAAFGSAGERCMACSVVTVQEEVADELISILLRECDSMIIGNGLSEDTFLGPVIRQNHKDKTVAYIEQGVAEGAKLLRDGREDAAVKGQGYFIGPTVFDGVTQEMKIWQEEIFAPVLAVIRVKDVEEAVEVANASRFANGACIFTNDGGKVRYFREYIESGMLGVNVGVPAPMAFFPFSGWKDSFYGDLHANGSDGIEFYTRKKVVTARWQ; translated from the coding sequence ATGGAACAGCAAAACGTACAGGTTCTGCACAATTATATTGACGGGCAATGGGTAGAAGCAGCCACGAAGCAGACAGATCCGGTGTATAATCCGGCCTCGGGTGAGGAATTAGCCAGAGTTCCACTGTCCGGCAGAGAAGATGTAGACCGGGCTGTGGCGGCAGCGAAGGTGGCTTTTGCAGGATGGTCCAAAACGCCGGTGCCGCGAAGAGCACGGATCTTGTTCAAATACCAGCAGCTTTTGGTGGAGCATTGGGATGAACTGGCGAGAACGATTACGCTGGAGAACGGAAAAAGCTTTAAGGAAGCCTACGGAGAAGTCCAACGCGGCATCGAGTGTGTGGAATTCGCGGCTGGTGCGCCGACGCTGATGATGGGCCGGCAGCTGCCGGATATCGCGACAGGCATTGAGTCCGGAATGTATCGCTATCCCATCGGTGTGATTGGTGGGATCACTCCATTTAACTTTCCGATGATGGTACCCTGCTGGATGTTCCCGCTAGCTATTGCCTGTGGTAATACCTTTGTGCTGAAGCCCTCCGAACGTACACCGCTGCTGGCGGCGCGTTTAGTGGAACTGATGACGGAAGCCGGACTTCCGAAAGGAGTGCTCAATGTAGTTAACGGAGCACATGATGTTGTAAACGGGCTGCTAGAGCATCCGGATGTTAAAGCGATTTCCTTCGTTGGCTCGCAGCCGGTAGCTGAGTATGTATATAAGAAGGGAACAGCACATTTGAAGCGAGTTCAGGCGTTGGCAGGAGCGAAGAATCATTCCATCGTGCTTGCTGATGCGAACCTTGAAGCTTCGGCATCGCAGATTGTTAACGCTGCTTTCGGCTCTGCCGGAGAGCGCTGCATGGCTTGCTCCGTGGTAACGGTGCAGGAAGAGGTCGCGGATGAGTTAATCTCGATTCTGCTGCGTGAATGTGACAGTATGATCATTGGCAACGGCCTGAGTGAAGACACGTTTCTTGGACCGGTTATCCGCCAAAATCATAAGGACAAAACGGTTGCTTATATCGAACAGGGTGTAGCTGAGGGAGCGAAGTTGCTCAGGGATGGCCGAGAGGACGCCGCTGTGAAGGGACAGGGTTATTTTATCGGACCGACGGTTTTCGATGGGGTGACCCAGGAAATGAAGATCTGGCAGGAGGAAATTTTCGCACCCGTCCTTGCGGTGATCCGCGTTAAGGATGTGGAGGAGGCGGTTGAAGTCGCCAATGCGTCGCGGTTTGCTAACGGAGCCTGCATTTTTACGAACGATGGCGGGAAAGTGCGCTATTTCCGGGAGTATATCGAGTCAGGCATGCTTGGTGTCAATGTCGGCGTGCCAGCACCGATGGCCTTCTTCCCTTTCTCCGGCTGGAAGGATTCCTTTTACGGCGATCTTCATGCGAATGGAAGCGACGGAATCGAATTTTATACACGTAAAAAAGTCGTTACTGCCCGCTGGCAATAA
- a CDS encoding LacI family DNA-binding transcriptional regulator codes for MNAKAGLLTMKPTIYDVAREAGVSIATVSKVLNKSGRISDKTREKVNRIMEELNYRPSLVASALTSRRTGTIGLMIPDIANPFFAEAARSIEDYAQEQGSDLIVCSTDRSDEKADRYISLLLRKRVDGLIIASHTGSTDMIRHLLADQVPLVLFSADIRIIESNSVTVDDYKGGYQATEYLLSLGHRRLGIISDNLPGSKLRAEGFLDALKAAGVPFDNPVNIIHTSATLENGRKAAAAMLSQAEDRPTAIFACNDLLAIGVMKEARSAGLSIPLDLSVVGFDNTMLAEICHPTLTSIAQPLREMTEQAMILLNESIVNPSSPKRKIMLMPELIVRHSTGPAPL; via the coding sequence ATGAACGCAAAGGCGGGCTTACTGACGATGAAACCTACAATATATGATGTGGCACGGGAAGCGGGAGTCTCCATCGCTACAGTGTCCAAGGTGTTGAACAAGAGCGGGAGAATCAGTGACAAGACACGGGAGAAGGTTAACCGGATCATGGAAGAGCTGAACTACCGGCCGAGCCTGGTGGCCTCTGCGCTGACGAGCAGGCGGACGGGAACCATCGGACTGATGATTCCCGATATCGCCAACCCCTTCTTTGCAGAGGCGGCCCGTAGCATTGAGGATTATGCACAGGAGCAAGGAAGCGACTTAATCGTGTGCAGTACCGATCGGAGCGACGAGAAGGCGGACAGGTATATTTCGCTGCTCTTGCGCAAAAGAGTGGATGGCCTGATTATTGCTTCTCATACCGGAAGTACGGACATGATCCGCCATCTGCTGGCCGACCAAGTGCCGTTAGTGTTGTTCTCGGCCGATATCCGGATCATTGAGAGCAACAGTGTCACTGTGGATGACTATAAGGGAGGCTATCAGGCGACGGAATATTTACTGTCCTTGGGACATCGCAGACTAGGCATCATCTCCGACAATCTGCCAGGGAGCAAGCTGCGCGCTGAGGGCTTCCTAGATGCGCTGAAGGCGGCGGGTGTTCCGTTTGATAATCCGGTCAATATCATACATACATCGGCCACACTGGAGAATGGACGCAAGGCGGCAGCCGCGATGTTGAGTCAGGCGGAAGACCGACCGACCGCTATATTTGCCTGCAACGATCTACTCGCGATCGGGGTAATGAAGGAGGCGCGCAGCGCAGGGTTGTCGATTCCTCTTGATCTGTCCGTAGTGGGTTTTGACAATACGATGCTGGCTGAAATCTGCCATCCTACCTTGACCAGTATTGCCCAGCCTTTGCGTGAGATGACGGAGCAAGCAATGATTCTGCTGAACGAATCCATCGTTAATCCCTCTAGTCCCAAGCGCAAGATTATGCTGATGCCGGAGTTGATTGTCCGTCATTCCACGGGTCCTGCGCCGCTTTAA
- a CDS encoding OFA family MFS transporter, which translates to MTSTMDNKDAKRWLIVLGTVIMQMGLGTIYTWSLFNAHLVTKFGWELNSVSITFSITSFALAFATLFAGKLQDRFGLRRLTAAAGIVLGLGLILSSQANSLLMFYVLVGVIVGFADGTAYITSLSNLIKWFPNNKGLISGVSVGAYGTGSLIFKYINGGLIDSVGVSNTFMYWGMIVMVMIVIGALLVREAPVQAASLGATSTSTIAKPKDYTVKEMLRTKEAYLLFIIFFTACMCGLYLIGIVKDIGVQLAGLDVQTAANAVAMIAIFNTAGRLILGALSDKMSRLKLVGASLAVTAAAMLTLSYATLNFGLFFTCVAAIAFCFGGNITVFPAIVSDFFGLKNHSKNYGIVYQGFGIGALSGSFIAVFLGGFKPTFVIFGLLCLLACIIAISLKPPVVKVEEEKALRLKAAERTA; encoded by the coding sequence ATGACTTCGACGATGGACAACAAAGACGCCAAACGGTGGCTTATCGTATTAGGAACAGTAATTATGCAGATGGGTCTAGGTACCATTTATACATGGAGCTTGTTCAATGCACATCTGGTAACAAAATTCGGATGGGAGCTTAACTCTGTTTCTATTACGTTTTCGATCACGAGCTTTGCACTCGCTTTCGCAACCTTGTTCGCAGGGAAATTGCAGGATCGTTTTGGTCTTCGTCGGTTAACTGCCGCCGCAGGGATTGTGCTTGGTCTAGGATTGATTCTTAGCTCTCAGGCGAATTCGCTTCTAATGTTCTATGTACTAGTTGGTGTAATCGTTGGTTTTGCGGACGGAACAGCTTACATCACTTCATTATCTAACTTAATTAAATGGTTTCCAAATAATAAAGGTTTAATCTCTGGTGTGTCCGTGGGTGCTTACGGAACGGGGAGCTTGATTTTTAAATACATCAATGGCGGGTTGATTGACTCGGTGGGTGTATCTAATACGTTTATGTATTGGGGCATGATTGTTATGGTGATGATTGTGATTGGTGCCTTGCTCGTAAGAGAAGCTCCAGTACAAGCGGCATCACTGGGTGCAACATCAACTTCGACTATAGCTAAACCAAAAGACTACACGGTAAAAGAAATGCTACGTACGAAAGAAGCTTACCTGTTGTTCATTATTTTTTTCACCGCTTGTATGTGTGGCCTGTATTTGATCGGTATTGTAAAAGACATCGGCGTGCAGCTGGCTGGACTTGACGTGCAGACGGCAGCTAATGCGGTAGCGATGATTGCCATTTTTAATACAGCAGGACGTTTGATCTTGGGTGCCTTGTCTGATAAAATGAGCCGTTTGAAGCTGGTAGGCGCTTCGCTTGCTGTAACGGCAGCCGCTATGTTGACCCTTAGCTATGCAACGCTGAATTTCGGACTGTTCTTCACTTGTGTAGCAGCCATTGCGTTCTGCTTCGGGGGTAACATTACAGTGTTCCCGGCTATTGTCAGTGACTTCTTTGGTCTGAAGAACCACAGTAAGAACTATGGAATCGTCTATCAAGGGTTCGGTATCGGTGCCCTTTCCGGTTCATTCATCGCCGTCTTCCTGGGTGGGTTTAAACCAACCTTTGTCATCTTCGGCCTCTTATGTCTGCTGGCTTGCATCATTGCGATTTCTCTGAAACCGCCGGTGGTGAAGGTGGAAGAGGAGAAGGCACTTCGGCTCAAAGCTGCAGAACGCACGGCTTAA
- the iolD gene encoding 3D-(3,5/4)-trihydroxycyclohexane-1,2-dione acylhydrolase (decyclizing) produces MDTVRLTTAQALVKFLDQQYVDFGEGAERFVHGIFTVFGHGNVLGLGQALQEAPGALTVYQGRNEQGMVHAATAFAKQNRRRKIMACTASVGPGAANMLTAAATATANQIPVLLLPGDTFATRQPDPVLQQMEHTYNLSITVNDAFKAVSKYWDRIYRPEQLMSALLNAMRVLTDQADTGAVTIALPQDVQGEAWDYPIEFFRKRIHRVVSRLPRPDEIAAAADLIAGKQRPLLVCGGGVRYANAGADLRAFAEKFAIPFGETQAGKSAVASDCAYNLGGIGVTGNGSANVLATEADLVIGVGTRFTDFTTASKSLFAHSEVEFLTINASPYHAAKLDALAVVCDAAEGLKALTEALEERGYRSGYTDEIVSARKVWEVERERLTGVEYPVKEDANSASASFVPEIAGHLDDKLSEYAAMLNTSLTQTQVLGILNEHLPKDAIVIGAAGSLPGDMQRMWNCAVPDTYHMEYGFSCMGYEISGALGVKLAEPEREVYALVGDGSYQMLHSELVTSLQENKKINVILLDNAGFGCINNLQMEQGLNSMATEFRYRGPEGQLSGELMHIDYAASAAGYGVKTFRATTPEQLLNALEEARMQERSTLIDIKVLPKTMTHGYGAWWHVGVPEVSNSEAVQAAYEQKLGQLGKARSY; encoded by the coding sequence GTGGATACGGTCAGATTAACGACGGCGCAGGCGCTGGTGAAATTTCTAGATCAGCAATATGTAGACTTTGGCGAAGGAGCGGAGCGTTTCGTACACGGTATATTCACCGTTTTCGGTCATGGCAATGTCCTCGGCTTGGGTCAGGCGCTGCAGGAAGCACCAGGTGCATTGACGGTCTACCAGGGGAGAAACGAGCAGGGAATGGTTCATGCAGCAACTGCGTTCGCCAAGCAGAATCGCAGGCGGAAGATTATGGCCTGCACCGCCTCGGTGGGTCCGGGAGCGGCCAACATGCTGACGGCCGCCGCCACCGCGACAGCGAATCAGATTCCGGTGCTACTGCTGCCTGGTGACACATTTGCTACCCGCCAGCCCGATCCAGTGCTACAGCAAATGGAGCATACCTATAACCTGTCGATCACGGTCAACGACGCATTTAAAGCGGTGAGTAAATATTGGGATCGGATCTATCGACCGGAGCAGCTGATGTCGGCATTGCTGAATGCAATGCGTGTGCTGACCGATCAGGCCGACACCGGAGCGGTTACGATCGCACTGCCACAGGATGTGCAAGGGGAAGCTTGGGACTATCCGATTGAGTTCTTCCGCAAGCGCATCCACCGGGTCGTTTCCCGTCTTCCCCGTCCAGATGAGATCGCCGCGGCGGCTGATCTTATTGCAGGTAAACAGCGACCTTTGCTGGTCTGCGGTGGAGGAGTCCGGTATGCGAATGCTGGAGCGGACTTACGTGCTTTTGCCGAGAAATTCGCCATCCCGTTCGGCGAAACGCAGGCTGGAAAAAGTGCAGTGGCAAGCGATTGTGCCTACAATCTCGGTGGTATAGGCGTTACCGGCAATGGCAGTGCCAATGTCCTGGCCACAGAAGCGGATCTGGTGATCGGTGTTGGCACTCGGTTTACGGACTTTACCACTGCTTCGAAGAGTCTGTTTGCGCATTCCGAAGTGGAGTTTCTGACGATCAATGCCTCTCCTTATCATGCTGCTAAACTGGATGCTCTGGCTGTAGTCTGCGATGCTGCCGAAGGTTTGAAAGCACTGACGGAAGCCCTGGAGGAGCGCGGTTACCGTTCAGGATATACGGACGAAATCGTGTCGGCAAGGAAGGTATGGGAAGTGGAAAGAGAGCGTCTCACAGGCGTGGAGTATCCGGTGAAGGAGGATGCGAACAGTGCTTCAGCTTCCTTTGTGCCCGAAATTGCCGGGCACTTGGATGACAAGCTTTCCGAGTATGCGGCGATGCTGAATACTTCTCTGACGCAAACACAAGTACTCGGGATACTCAATGAGCACCTCCCGAAAGATGCTATAGTCATTGGGGCCGCAGGCAGTCTGCCAGGTGATATGCAGCGGATGTGGAATTGCGCTGTGCCGGATACTTACCATATGGAATACGGTTTTTCGTGCATGGGTTATGAAATCTCCGGTGCACTCGGCGTGAAATTGGCTGAACCGGAACGGGAAGTATATGCGCTGGTAGGAGACGGTAGCTATCAAATGTTGCACTCTGAACTGGTGACAAGCCTTCAGGAGAACAAGAAAATTAACGTGATTCTGCTGGACAATGCTGGCTTCGGTTGTATTAACAATTTGCAGATGGAGCAGGGTCTAAACAGCATGGCCACTGAATTTCGCTACCGCGGCCCGGAGGGCCAATTGAGTGGAGAACTGATGCACATAGATTATGCCGCCAGTGCCGCCGGTTATGGAGTCAAAACCTTCCGTGCGACGACGCCTGAACAGCTTCTAAACGCACTTGAGGAAGCTCGAATGCAAGAGCGGTCCACGCTGATCGACATCAAGGTGCTGCCAAAGACAATGACACATGGCTACGGAGCCTGGTGGCATGTCGGTGTACCGGAAGTGTCCAACAGTGAAGCGGTCCAAGCGGCCTATGAGCAGAAGCTTGGGCAGCTTGGAAAGGCGCGAAGTTATTAG
- the iolE gene encoding myo-inosose-2 dehydratase, whose translation MFKEHAVKLAIAPIAWTNDDMPELGKDNTFEQCISEMALAGFQGSEVGNKYPRSPEQLHRALGLRGLEIASAWFSAYLTVRPYEETAEAFRAHRDFLHVMGAKVIVVSEQGRSIQGQMDTPLFANKPVFTEAEWVTLANGLSGLGRLAAEKDMTLVYHHHMGTGIQTGAEIAQLMKLTEPSEVSLLFDTGHLAFAGENPLEVLREHLPRIKHVHLKDIRAEVTQRVMQDQLSFLQAVKAGAFTVPGDGCISFEEIFSELAQHSYTGWFVVEAEQDPALADPLEYAIKARRYIRDISGL comes from the coding sequence ATGTTCAAAGAACATGCGGTCAAGCTGGCGATTGCTCCCATCGCTTGGACCAATGATGATATGCCTGAACTGGGAAAGGACAATACCTTTGAACAGTGCATTAGCGAGATGGCACTTGCCGGGTTCCAGGGAAGTGAGGTAGGAAATAAATATCCACGCTCCCCGGAGCAGCTGCACCGGGCACTGGGACTTCGTGGACTTGAAATTGCTAGCGCCTGGTTCAGCGCGTATCTGACTGTGCGTCCGTATGAGGAGACAGCTGAGGCCTTTCGCGCGCACCGTGATTTTTTACATGTGATGGGGGCAAAAGTGATTGTGGTTTCAGAGCAGGGGCGGAGCATTCAGGGGCAAATGGATACACCGCTGTTCGCTAATAAGCCTGTGTTCACGGAAGCAGAGTGGGTCACACTTGCTAATGGACTGAGTGGACTGGGTCGTCTGGCTGCCGAAAAAGATATGACACTTGTGTATCACCACCATATGGGGACTGGTATACAGACGGGGGCTGAAATTGCCCAACTGATGAAACTTACGGAGCCCAGTGAGGTATCCCTACTGTTCGATACCGGTCATTTGGCCTTTGCCGGTGAGAATCCCTTGGAAGTGCTACGAGAGCATTTACCCCGGATTAAACATGTACATCTGAAAGATATACGTGCTGAGGTCACCCAGCGTGTCATGCAGGATCAGCTCAGCTTTCTGCAGGCTGTAAAAGCGGGAGCATTCACCGTACCTGGTGATGGCTGCATTTCGTTTGAAGAGATTTTCTCGGAATTGGCACAGCACTCCTATACAGGATGGTTCGTGGTCGAAGCGGAGCAGGACCCGGCGCTTGCAGATCCGTTAGAATATGCGATAAAGGCGCGCCGTTATATCAGGGATATCAGCGGTTTATAA
- the iolG gene encoding inositol 2-dehydrogenase → MVNPIVVGIIGAGRIGRLHADNLRMMPLFKLKSISEAVIGEELLVWAESRNLGSIFVSGEDILNDPEIEAVFICTPTDSHAYWIEQAARAKKHIFCEKPISLSSAQTSKALQTVKEEGVLLQVGFNRRMDPNFRRLKQLVESGELGSPQIVKITSRDPQPPGEAYVRSSGGMFMDMTIHDFDMARYLMGEEVAEVYTRGANLIDPMFGRNGDVDTAVITLTFASGAICVIDNSRKAVYGYDQRVEVFGSGGSAVADNCRPTTVEVSTAASVTRDQPLHFFLERYNQAFSEEISAFARAIRLQEPIICSGLDGQQAERIAEAAKESHLTGLPVKLTHCAGEKVSAM, encoded by the coding sequence ATGGTAAATCCAATCGTAGTAGGTATTATTGGCGCAGGCAGAATCGGCCGCCTTCATGCAGATAATCTGCGTATGATGCCATTATTTAAACTAAAATCTATTTCTGAGGCTGTAATAGGTGAGGAATTGTTGGTCTGGGCGGAAAGCCGGAACCTTGGCTCCATATTTGTGAGCGGGGAAGATATACTGAATGATCCTGAGATCGAAGCGGTGTTTATCTGTACACCAACGGATTCCCATGCATACTGGATCGAGCAGGCTGCCCGCGCTAAAAAGCATATTTTTTGCGAGAAGCCGATCAGCCTGTCATCGGCGCAGACAAGCAAGGCATTGCAGACTGTAAAGGAAGAGGGCGTCTTACTTCAGGTCGGATTCAACCGTCGGATGGACCCGAATTTTCGCAGACTCAAGCAGCTGGTTGAGTCGGGGGAGCTGGGCAGCCCACAAATTGTGAAGATTACATCGCGTGATCCGCAGCCTCCGGGCGAGGCTTACGTACGTTCTTCTGGTGGAATGTTTATGGATATGACGATTCATGATTTTGATATGGCTCGCTACCTGATGGGTGAGGAAGTGGCTGAAGTGTATACCCGGGGCGCCAATCTGATTGATCCGATGTTCGGACGCAACGGAGATGTAGACACGGCAGTCATTACACTGACCTTTGCTAGCGGAGCAATCTGCGTTATTGATAACAGTCGGAAGGCTGTATATGGCTATGATCAACGGGTGGAAGTGTTCGGTTCCGGCGGTTCGGCCGTCGCCGATAACTGCCGCCCGACAACTGTGGAAGTATCCACAGCCGCTTCGGTCACGCGCGATCAGCCACTTCATTTTTTCCTTGAGCGGTATAACCAAGCATTCTCGGAAGAGATTTCCGCGTTCGCCCGGGCAATCCGCCTGCAAGAACCGATTATTTGCAGCGGTCTTGACGGACAGCAAGCAGAACGGATTGCCGAAGCTGCGAAAGAATCGCACCTGACCGGGCTTCCGGTCAAGCTGACTCATTGTGCCGGAGAGAAAGTATCGGCAATGTAG
- a CDS encoding glycosyl hydrolase-related protein translates to MEGEPLFSIEGEHVLVDAIKRSEDGVYVLLRLHEYAGSRKQVSVKSAYPISSWQECNLMEESQEAWREEELAFQIKPYEIRTFRINMGRAQQ, encoded by the coding sequence ATGGAAGGGGAGCCACTATTCTCTATCGAAGGTGAGCATGTGCTAGTTGATGCTATAAAGCGTTCGGAGGATGGGGTGTATGTGCTGCTACGCCTGCATGAATATGCTGGTTCACGAAAGCAGGTGAGTGTGAAGAGCGCGTACCCTATTTCGTCTTGGCAGGAATGTAATTTGATGGAGGAGTCGCAGGAAGCGTGGCGGGAGGAAGAGTTGGCATTCCAGATCAAGCCCTACGAGATTAGAACCTTTAGAATAAATATGGGAAGGGCTCAACAATGA
- the iolB gene encoding 5-deoxy-glucuronate isomerase codes for MSKLLIKGRPPGKDGLVAAVSKESAGWKYVGFEVYQLQAGDTLNRSTEGNEICLVLLAGKANVRADGQLFTDIGERMSVFEDMPPYAVYIPAGGRYGVTALTELELAVCLAPGTGKYGPRLIAPSDAVVEDRGFGSMSRRVTNILPEQSEAESLLVVEVRTDGGNWSSYPPHKHDQENLPGESYLEETYYHRLNPAHGFVVQRVYNDDRSLDETMSVPDRSIVLVPEGYHPVSAPPGYDSYYLNVMAGPVRTWAFHNEPDHEWLFRTKQHRHDERE; via the coding sequence GTGTCCAAATTACTCATAAAGGGAAGACCGCCTGGCAAGGATGGACTGGTGGCGGCAGTGAGCAAGGAGAGTGCCGGGTGGAAGTATGTAGGTTTTGAAGTGTATCAGTTGCAGGCTGGTGATACTCTGAACCGCAGTACGGAAGGGAATGAAATCTGCCTTGTACTATTAGCGGGGAAGGCGAACGTAAGGGCGGATGGTCAATTGTTCACTGACATCGGAGAGCGCATGTCTGTGTTTGAGGATATGCCTCCTTATGCGGTATATATTCCGGCTGGAGGAAGGTATGGAGTTACAGCTTTGACGGAACTGGAGCTTGCCGTCTGTCTTGCACCGGGGACGGGCAAATACGGGCCGCGTCTGATCGCTCCATCCGATGCAGTGGTTGAGGATCGCGGCTTTGGCAGCATGTCGCGCCGGGTGACCAACATTCTTCCTGAGCAAAGTGAGGCCGAGAGTCTGCTTGTCGTAGAGGTGCGCACGGACGGTGGGAATTGGTCCAGTTATCCTCCGCACAAACATGATCAGGAGAATCTACCGGGGGAGTCGTATCTGGAAGAGACTTACTACCACCGGTTAAATCCTGCCCATGGTTTTGTAGTGCAGCGGGTGTACAATGATGACCGTAGTCTCGATGAAACAATGTCTGTGCCCGACCGCAGCATCGTGCTGGTTCCGGAGGGCTATCATCCGGTGTCCGCGCCACCGGGCTATGATTCATATTATCTTAATGTGATGGCGGGTCCGGTCCGTACTTGGGCCTTCCACAATGAGCCGGATCATGAATGGCTATTTAGGACGAAGCAGCACAGACATGACGAGCGGGAATAA